The Chelonia mydas isolate rCheMyd1 chromosome 1, rCheMyd1.pri.v2, whole genome shotgun sequence nucleotide sequence tggcggtggctctgtcatcagagctgggctccctgccaacagccactgctctccagctgtccagctctgaaggcagcacggctgccagcagcagcacagaagtatgggtagcagtaccgcaatctcccttacaataaccttgtgactccaacccccacaattcctttttgggtcaggacccctacaattacaacaccatgaacaTTCAGATTTAAGTAGCTCAAAttatgaaatttaccatttttaaaatcctatgactctgaccaaaatggaccatgaatttggtagggcccgatAAAGACGACATAATTGGCATCATAGAAACTTAGTGAAATAATTCACATGATGGAATATTGGCATAGAATGGTACAGCTagttcaggaaggatgggctgggaaaaaagggaggagatgttgccttgtatatcaatGATGTATACGCTTCCACTGAGGTTGAGACAAAAGTGGGAGGCAGACCTCTTGCTAGTCTCAGGATAAGGATAAAAAACGGGggaagggtgatgtcatggtaggggtctactatagaccagaTAACCAGGAAAAGGGGGTGgatgagacttttttaaaaaactaataaaatgggtggtgatgggggacttcaacccAACAGGTGTCTGGttagaaaataatacagcagggcataAATTATTCAGCAAGTTCTTGGTATGCACTGGACACAGCTCAttattacagaaggtggagaaaaagaCTATGGAAGAGGCTATTTTGGATTTGATGCTGACAAACTGGGAGGAAGTAATTAAGAATCTAAAGGTGaaaggcagcttaggtgaaagtagaatgaaatgatagagttaatgattctaaggaatagtaggagggaaaacagcagaataaagacaaaggtCTTCAAGAAGGCAGAGTTTATTACTCAGAAAATTGTTAGTTAAGAGCCCCTGGGAAGCAAGTCTGAGGGGAAAagagagttcaggagagttggtagtttttttaaagggacatttttaaaagcacGAGCAAACTGTACCAATGCAGAGGAAGATAGGAAATGTGGTAGGAagccaccctggcttaaccaggagatcttcaatgacctaaAACTTAAAAAAGAATTATACAAGAATAGGAAaataggtcaaattacaaaggatgaatataaaaaaaaaaacctacaagcatgtaggaacaaaattagaaaggtaaAGGCACAAAAttagattaaactagctagaatAAGAAAGCATTTTCTAAATACATGGGACGCAAGAGGAGGACTAGGGACAAGTTAGGCTCACTTttaaatgaggagggaaagacgacgacagaaaatgcagcaatggccgAAGTGTTAAATaccctttttgtttcagttttcaccaaaaagttagCAATGATCAGCTGGCTAACATAGAGAACAACAGTGTAAATGGGATAGGCTCTGAGGCTAAAGAAGGAAAAGAACGTGTTAACGATTACtttgacaagttagatgtcttcacgTCTCAGGGCTTGATGAAGTACATCCTAGAatgcttaaggaactggctgaagagatctctaaGCCGTTAGCGATTatatttgagaactcatggaggacaaaAGAGGTACCTGAGgacaggaaaagggcaaatatagtacctatctataaaaaggcaaataaagacaATCCAGGGAATTATCACTCATCTTAGCTTCGGTCctgggaaagataatggagcaaataatctgtaagcacctagaagataataagtaacagtcaatatacatttgtcaagaacaaaccatgtcAAACCAAGCTGtagccttctttgacagagtaataAGCCTTGCAGATAACTGCTACTGCTTCCCCTATCAGTGGCTCACAATTGAGCTGGAAGGGCATTTAGAGTGGGGTCCTGGAagaatctgtcctgggtctggttctaatCAATATCTTTGTAAATGAATTAGATGGTGGCATAAAGGGTACATGTATAAaatttgtggacgataccaagctgggaggggttgcaagcactttggaagacaggaataaaattcaaaataatcttgacaaactggaaaaatggtttgaattaaataggatgaaattcaatgaggacagaTGGAAGGTACTAcccttaggaaggaataatcaattgcacaagtacaaaatgaaaaatgactgcctaggaaggagtactgcagaaaaggatctggagattatagtggatcacaaacgaAATATGGGTCAACAATATAAtattgttgggggaaaaaaaagcaaacatcattctgggatttatcagcaggaatgttgtaagcaagacacaagaagtaattcttctgctctggtCAGTACTgataagacctcagctggagtattttgtcAATTTCTGGACGTCacacttcaggaaggatgtggacaaattggagaaaatcctgAGGAACGCAACAACAGTGATTAAATGAAAGCCATGGGGGAGTGGCaaaaggaggatggggaggggaaatgttaCCAAGTATGCTTCTGCAGCTGCCCCTGCCAGCTACCTGGAGTTTGTCTTCATTCCCACTTATAGAGGTGAAGAGTAAGCAGCCAGGCTGTACCAATGGATGCCTGTAGATGGGGAGTATCTCAGGAGTGGAGCAGCTCACAGGTGCTTTTGCAGCAGACCCTGCCAGGTAGCTGGGGTTCATTGTCACTCCCAGTTCAGGGGGAAGagtaagggtacgtctacactgacTTTTAAAACCCACAGCAGTGAATCTGAGTCTGGGCCCAGAGACTCAGGTTtgtgctacagtgctaaaaacagtagtgtagacattcaggctcagccCCTGaggcctgagctccagcccaagccacaatgtCTATCTTGCTGTTTATAGCGCCCAGCCCttgtctgtagacccaggctctgagagccCTGCAGGTTTTGCCGACTTATCCTGAGTggcctggctgtgccactgaatGCTATGGTCATgggctgtatttaaaaaaatttagtaGAAAGCATTGCATGTCTGCTCTTTGAGAGACCTGCAGCGTGTATTCCATTGTTCTAGCCATACAGTTGCACTTGGATATTTGTGGTCCACCCCAAGTATTCATTTAAAGATGTATATTAAAAAGGATCCTTTCACtattcctgatttttttcttccacataATAAAGAATCAGACCCacatttcttctcctttttgcATTACTCGGGTTATTCCAAGAAGAACACACTGCTCTGGGAGCCCAGAGCACACTGGTGAAGTCAAGAGATCtatactgtacattttaaatagaaattcaGAACAACTTCTTTTATCATGGTTCTAGATTATTGGGAAGGAATTTGTAATGCAGTTATCGAGTCTTGTTACTGGTTTTGATAAAAGTTTCTTATCTTTATTCCCTGAGCCAATAGATCAGGGCCACTCAAGTTTGTAATTTATAGGAGCAATTAAACATTAGGCAATTTTCTTGTACTATTTTCACAGGTAACTTAATTTTTATTTGCTTCTTCTGAGTGTAAAAATTTAGTAACGTGATAAGTGTTCTAAAATGCTTTGTTAAAGGTTATAACAgttttcctaattatattttgctGGAATGCTTTGCCTCCATTGTAGAGTGACTGTGAATTTGAAGGGAGATCTTTTGTACGCTTTTCTTCTGTGTCACGTGGAAGCAATATTAAGTCAATAGAGTTTGAGGAAAGAGACCGATCTTTGAACCTGTTGATAGTGAGTTTTCTGAGAGCTTTGTCATTTTGCATTtatactttttttccctttatgcCTGCTGCACCAAACTTGGCTACTCCTTTTGGTACACATCATAAAAAAATACAACTAAAATAGAAATTCCTACTGTTTTCTTTCTGAAGCTCTTGCTGGCTCATATAGCAGTGCTGCAAAATTTCAGCATTCAGAATAGAATCGAGGAAATACTGTAAAGAGATGGAATTTGACAAGGACCACTGTATTAGGATGAATGATGGGAACAAAATTCCTGCAGTGGGTTTTGGTACCTATTCCCCTGATGCAGTAAGTAAATCTTTCATGGATTTCTTTGTCCTTAACCTGTTGATTAACATTGCTGGGCATGGCTATAACCATTACCTGTAGCACTCCAGAAAGGGCTGCAGGATGAGATCCCTGTATATCTAATTTATAAAACTATTGACAATGTCTgaaaagtgctttggaggttTGAATGAAAGATGATGCCTGTATATAAGTGTAAGAATATCATTCTgtaagaaattatttttgttttttattatttgagtGAATCTCATGCTGATTCATGACTCCTTGACCTAGCTTTGCCAAAACACCTGATCAATAGCAACCCCAACCACTCACACCTTGAACCCCGACATGCATCTATCAATCCACCAATGTCCTGGCCTCCAGCACCCAGTTATGCTAGTCCAGAGTCACTACGTAACTACCTGCGCACCTTTGCCCTGACCTACAGCTTTTCCAGTTTTCAGCCCATATGACTCTGCCAATGCATTTTGGTCCCAACTTGAGCTAAATGGAAACCAATTTCCTTTAAAGAGAAGTTAGTTATTTTTAGCCCTTGTAGTGCTGCTCACTGAATTACACTGAGGGAAGGAAAATGAGTACATTTCCTTTTTCACCCTTTTCAGCAGTCCTGCTACTTGCTGATTCCAGTGTGGAGGGGactggtctagtggtcagagcaggggacttGGAGTCAGAAGATCTGATTCTGCCTCTGAGTCACTTATGTAACCTTTGGGCATCTTACTTGACTCTTTGTGTTTTAGTTTCCCCATTCTCTAAAATGATGATAAATACTTGAATGAACTTTTCTGGGTTTAGTTCataaggataaaattttcaaaagcacctaagtgacttagaagcctacgTCTCATTGAAAGGCACTTGGAAATGGCACTGCTTTTGAAGATTTTATCCTAAGAGTTTGTAAAATTGCATTGGGCCTCTCGGATGGAAAGTGCTAAAAAGTTATTAAATTCTATAGTCTTTACGCATTTTTCACTTCTTATTCCTATCCATGACTCAGGGAGAATTAAGCCTGACTAaatactgtgtttaaaaaaaaaaaaagtaagggtCCCTCTGAAGAGGACAGCTGCGTGTGGCTCAAGGGGTCTTACAGTGGCATGTGACCATGTTACCTGAtgatgaaatccatcttaaatgtggtacttttccatttagaaggaggggtgggggacccagagagacaaaagattcccaccttgtgccaaagctataaaagggggtggagcaggacaaaggggcaCCAGTCATGAgagaacccctgcttaccacctgagatgtcttctgaaactaacaaggactctaccaggggaaaggattgggcccagactaggaagcagtctagtctgtgaaagaagcttattggaacatctctgagggtgagatattacctctaatcagtttcttaatggattagtcttagacttgtgtgtttttgctttgttttgcttggtgacttactttgttctgtctgttattagttgaaaccacttaaatcgtactctttatacttaataaaatgacttttgtttattaataaacccggAGTATGTGATTAAtagctgggggagcaaacagctgtgcatatctccctaTTGGTGTTATAGAGGATGAACAATTTACGCATTTAacctgcataagctttatacagtgtaaaatggatttatttggggtttggatcccactgagagctgggtgtctgggtggtggagacaggtaacctgctgagctgtttttaatTAAAGTCTGTAGCTTTGAGGGCGTGGTCCAGACCcggggtctgtgttgcagcagggtagcatgtctggctcaacaaggcagggttctggagtcccaggctggcagggaaaatgggctcagaggtaatttcagcacatcaggtgacagtcccaaggggatctctgtgaccgaacccatcacaaaaGGGCCTTAATGTAATGAGAATGTGGCCCACTTGTATttataaggcctgattctcctttcacactAGGTTTTACGCcattgtaacttcattgacttcaatgagagcagattTCAGCCCACAAGCTAGATTCTCTTTGATAATGGGAGAAAAATTTTTCAACAAATCCCTAGCTGaagcttgaaaaataaaatttaaaaaaggcaaatgggAAATCAGAAACCTTCTGCCTCTACCAAATTTGGGAACTGGCTTTCTTTGCCTTCTCTAGTACTCCCCAAGAAGTTCATTAGCCCTTCACTTAGGTCTTGCTtatcatattttttctttatcacACCTGATTTCTCCACTAGGAAGCATGGCTGtcgtcagattttttttaatcattaatcTCAACAGAGTCAATATGGACATAGCTGTAAGAAAGCTGAGTCATTATCAAGAACCAGCAGGGATTCATAAAATCATAGTTCTCACCAAGCAGTTCTAATAGCTGCCTTTGTTACAACTACTCATGAAAGGAATGTGGTCCTGTCAAACCAAGAGTTCAAAACCATAATCAGGTTTGGCAAAATCATGAGTTTGACTTACAAATCATGAGATTCTTTTTAAATAGGCAATAGCTCAGCCAGACTGGGGGTTCTAATCCATAGTGAATGTTGATATTTGATTCTTACAGCTCCTGGTCTCGAGGTCCTGTACTAATTGTCCTTTGAATCTTGTAAAAAGGAAAGCTgaaattatgggcctgattctctgttgccctgcatTTTAAGGAGTCATTTACTTCTGTGCACAGTGAGAGCAAAAAACCTGCTATATCTGAATAGTAGCTTTTTACACCTACATTCCCTTTACTTTGTTGTGGTGTAAATGATAACACAAGATGCAGGGTAACAGAGGACCTGGCCCAGAATCCTTGAATTTCCTTTAAGGTAAATTCAAACTTCTAAATGTGCCACTCTACTCTGAAGTGTTTCTGGTGGGCATCAAAGCTCTAAATCACTGGCGTAAAATATCCCTAATCCAGAGATATTGACATCATACCTTCTTAACCGGTAGGTTCAAAAAAGTAAATGTGAGGAGGCTACAAAGGTGGCTATTGAAGTTGGCTTCCGCCATACTGATGGAGCCTTTGTATATGGGACTGAGGAGGAGGTTGGGCGAGCCATTCATGAGAAGATTGCAGATGGGACAGTCAAAAGAGAGGACATATTTTACACAGGAAAGGtaggtgggttttgttttaacaCAGATATTTTTACTCTACTGCTTCCAgtgctaattttttttctaatttatgaAGAATGGTGTAACCTACTCAAGGCCAGTATTGAAAGGattccctggggggggggggtgtattatTCACAGACTTGGGAAATTGCTTTCTATAAAAAGTTACCGGCTCATCTCTACATGTGTGAATGCGAAGCTAAAACGGCCTCTTCATGCCCCTCAAAGTACAGATCACCAgacagaacattttattttatttagccaCAATGAGCCTTTTTAAGCTTCCTGTGCACAATGGTGACTCTGCTTGATAGaccatttctgtttcttttaaagtgtagatttattttgaaaagtgattgtgtaaaaatggcaccttcttattcAACCAACCTGCTCCCTGTGTGCATTCACAGTTCTATCTGTGTCTTCAGTGGAAGAAAAATTAAGCTGTCACTCCTTTCAGCTCTACAGAGACAACATGACTAAGGGAGAGTAAGGTGGATTTTATTCCTCCTCAGGTCTCATCAACAAAATTGTTTACTAATTGCCAATCAGTTACACTTCCACAAGACAATTAAAAGGAAGAGATTATCACTGAGCAAGATTTTTAGACATTGGGGTTGCAAAGATGTCACAGAGAGCATAATTAGTTCTCTAGTGTCTTTATTGCTGGAGATGATGGACAAGAAGCGAAGAACCCAGCTTGATCCAGACTGAGTTTGTGGAACTGTCAGTTGGAAAAGCATCCTTTTACTTGTAAATGGGGCACATCTGTATTGACTGAGAGTTAATATTTAACACCAAACTCtcatttttacagagtcacttttcagaacagaaccACACAGTACGTGGAGAATCCACGGCAAAAAAGGAGAAAGGGCTTCTTGGGGTGGGATTCTTTCCACATTAGAACTGACGTCTTGTTAGAAATGGCATTTGTATGAACTCCCATGTCCTGGTTCCCAGAGACAGACCAGAATTGTGTACAGGACTCAGTCACGTACCAAGGGACATCTTCCATTCCATTCTTCCAAGGGTCAGCTAGTTAAGTCAGACAACAGAGTGACTCCTAATAGCCAAGGAGAACAAATTTAGCCAAAAAGATTTTAACCTTGAAAGTGGCTTCACATTGGGTTCCTGTACTGATCAAATGCACTTCTGACAtcctggctgcatttcagccccTCGCCCTGCTTCTTCAGGAAACATTCACTTCTCACTCTCATGTGCATCTTTGCACACAACCACCTCACAACACAACCCTTCTGCTAAAAAGGCAAAGCCAATGGCATGTCATGAATAAAACAATTTAGAAAAGTGTTTTTTTACAGAAAGAAGAGATGAGAAAACTTCTTTAGAAAAAACAGTTGTTTTTGAATCATTACAGCTTGGGAGTACCTTTCACCGTCCTGAACTTGTCCGAAGCTGCCTGGAACAATCACTGAAGAAACTTAAGTTTGACTATCTTGATCTCTTCATTATCCATACCCCTATGTCTCTAAAggtaaacatttctttaaaaaatatacacagGAAAACAAATGTTTGGTAGCATATCCAGAGcagagctgttttttaaaaaagacccaTAGTCCATCTAGTCGTATGTCCAGCCTACAAAAGTGGCCTATGATGGGTGCTCGAGGGGAAgacaaaagacaaaagaaaaactaaTGCATGAGGCACACTCTATAatgcaaaaaatgttttggggggGAACTCATATTGTGTCTCATTCGCAGTTGATATATAGTAATCATGTAGGTTAACAGTTTTATACTTTTCATTCTTGCTATTAAAACATCATATGCTACCTGGGTTCACACTAGGCCACTAAATATATATATCTTAGTGCATTGGCAAATTTACAAACTGTCTGGGAAACTCTCTAAATTCTAATATACACTTAATGATCAAAAGCTAACTAATTACTCCGGAAACTCACCAGTAATCTATAAAACTAATCTGAGGTTACTGTGAtttcttgtggggttttttaatcaGCTATAACCTCTTTAGTTCATTAAGTCAAGCTTCTTTCTCTTTGTCAATGAAGATGTCATTTCATGTGATACCATATCATGATTTATCTGTACTATCTCTAAGCCCTAATTGCTTTCCACATGCATGCTTTGTTTTCACGGCATATAAACATGATTTCTTATGAAAATAGTGTTTCACCGAGCTAATTAATTTTCCAGTATTAACATTTATTGTCTTACTTACTCAAAATTATTTCGAGGCATCTAGGTTGAAATTTGCTCACGGAATACAAGGTACGCTCTATATTTCAGTTATGTATAGGCCTTTTACTCAAAAGTGGTGTGTAGATCAATTCTGTAGCTCAGTTTGACAATTTACGTTGTCTGCTCTTCCTCCAAAGAAGTAGAAAATTCAGTTCAGTTCAAAGTAGTTTTAATGTAGATGATACCGGTTTTGTTCTGGTGCTGCTGGAGTCTTCCATTAGGgacttaaaagaaaaggaattaatAAGATAAGATAACTCTTATTATCTTATTATCTTAGGTGTTACTGGTCAGGAAATTCTTGGTGACTGGGCAATGATCCAGCTCTCAGTCTCTCATCCAAATGTTTTTAGCTTGTGGGAATCCAAATGGTTTAGATAAAACCATTCtattatttttaccagctttagAGTTCGACgctttgcctcccccccactcctcctggtTACAACTCCTTCCTTGGTCACAAAATAGTTAAAATCCACTTGTGTAAAACACATCATGACCAAGGgggattttccttttgtttttaagccTGGGCCAGATTTATCACCAATGGATGAAAACGGAAAACTCATTCTCGATATTGTAGATCTGCGTCAAACTTGGGAGGTGAGTGACATGAATAACACAGAGTTAATTAAGAGCCCATCCAGTTTCCTTAGGCAGCCACTCTGACTGTTACCCAGAGAGTGTTCAGAGTTCTATCTGCTTTTTTGTCGTATGACCTTTTTAGAGGGCTAGGGAGAATGTAATTGTTATGTATGTGGGAGGCTGGGATTGTTAGTACGATATGTTGTTGAACTGCCTATTGATAAAATGCAGATTCACATCAGCAAGTAACTGTATACAAACTATATACAAACGGCACCATCACACGTAACAGGTCTGCCCCTTGTGTGTATTGAGCATCATtgctttagtgacaaaaataagctTGGCTGCTTTTTGCTCCAGTTAGCCCAGCAGCACCAACCAGCGGTGCTCCTTCTTGTGAATCATCAACAGGTTTTCTTACTAAAATCAAATCAGTGACACCCGCGTTAAGAAGATGATGTTGCTCAAGTGTCACTGAGGGTATAATCTGAAGAtgttggggctgcagaggtgcaatTGAACCGTTCTTATTAGTATTGATGCCcaagttggaaagagtccagctcaACTGTCAGGCTTCAGTCAGATCTGCATACAGTTTTCATCCCACTTTAAGTATTTcatttaggggtgtgattttttttttttttaacaaaacagttGAATTGGTGCAACCCCTAGAGGGTTTTACCAGTACAGTGGTACCTTGCACTGGGGTATTTTATTTCCCTACATTTATGGGAATAAACTATACCACTATAGGCTCCTTTATAGCAGCATGACTGTACCCACTGGCATAAATTATACCTttctggcacacacacacacacacacacaccccggggcAAGAAGGGGCATCTCTCTTGTCTCAGACATCCTTTTCTGGACAATTACATTACTATAGTTCTAGTTCCAAGTGCGGAGTATGGCCCTCTGCGTACACCTGATAGACAGCCTGTCCCCTTCTAGGGGTATAAAatagtccaaatgaagaaaaggGCACAGTAATTCTGCAGCCCTCAAAAAAGGCCTTGTCCCTGCAGTCTCACACAGAGTGAAGGTTTACAGTCCCTTGGCAGGAGATCTGGACTACTTGTCCCCTATGTGCCCAAGCAACCAAGGCAAAGTCCCAGGGCTCCAAAAAGAGAAGTATAGAAAAGCCAGTCCTCTACTTCCTCAGAGGCCCCAGGAGGCCAATGTGCTCAAGCAATTTCCCCAGGAGACAACCCCTGCCCTCTGGGGAGCTCTAGCTGAGATCACGCCAGAGTCCTACTCAGACTGAGCCATTATCCTCCCTTTTAAGCACTTGCCGTTCGCCAGGCTTGACAAGCCTCATAGTTGCGGTGGATTGTGTGCAGAGAAGCTCTTTAACCCTTTCTGACTGCTGTGGGAGCTTCCCCATCATACTAGGAGAGGTCTACTACATCAGCATCAGACTGATATACAGTAGTTAAAGCAGCACAATGACTGTGCATAGACCAGACCTTCAATGAGTGTTCAGGGCTGCTAGTTAagtgaaatatattttcaattgTAAACTGAGCAGATTTGAGGGGGAAATCACTGAGACACAACAAACATGAAACCTCACATGTCATTTTTTACAGAATCACTTTACAGATCAGAGCCACACCTGTTCTGAGGGCAGGGATATTGTCAAAGGCATTGTCAGGGACAGAATTGTAGTCTGGGCTTTCCAGGTGATGTTTTCCACAGAGGAGGAATGAAATATTCTGCCCTAGAGTCAGCCAAGATGAGGACTCCCTGAGATCTGTAATTCTTTAGCTAATGCTCTTTGAGTAGCTCAGCATTGCAGCTTATTAGTGGGCCAGCCGGTCAACACTGAAGAGCTAAGTTCAAAGTCTGCCACGCTTACCCACATTACAAAGTCCACCACTCAGTTTAATATCATTGGTGCGTCTATATCAAGAGAGGCCAGAAATGAAATACAAAGGGATATCAGGTCAGAAtcgaggtgcattggcagagctttgggggaggttAGCATAGCGTATGCTCACATTATCCCTGGTTCTAATTGGTGCTATTGGTTCCTCATTTTCATAAGTACTAACTTAACTCCctcatttaaaaagagaaagctaAAACTTCCCCTGTGATATGTGCCTTCCCTTCAGTGGACTCTAGCAAGCTTTTTCtattaaatgtaaaaagtaaaCTGAGTTTACAGTATCTGTTTTCGTAGCACTGCTTGTGATCTGAGACTCCAGTCATTTCCTGGTGTATCTCAGACACCACAGTATGGGCACTATCAGTAAATACAGACATTCTAATGGTGACCACTGCACTTGTCCATCTCCTCCAGTATTTCTTGTGTTTCCCCCTTAATTTTCATTCTCCATTTTTTTGTGCTATAAAGCTCTTAAACTGGTGTTCGTAGTCCCATATTTATGTGGTACCCTTATTTCTGTATTGTTCACTAGCAGTGATTGGGTATCGTTATGTCTTTGAGTTCTTTGTGTATGAAGGACAAACTAGAGAGGAAGCTACGGGGAGAGGTGGTGGCTAGATAGTCTACTTTCTACTGGGGGAAAAGATGATTTTATTTCACAGTGGATTGGACAGAGATCTGATGCCTAAGTGAACGGTTGGAAAATAACTGTCTGTCTCTAAATCAGAGTTTCTTTCTAGAACAAATCAAACTTCCCCTACTGTGTATGTAGTAATATTTTGGTGGAATAATTTTATATTGAGTGGGCCCAGTTGAGGTTAATTTTTCTAGTCTCTCAGAAATTATACTACCAGTAGTGATAATAGAACTGGCCGTTGTTGTTTTCCCCAGGCCATGGAGGCATGTAAAGATGCAGGCTTGGTGAAGTCCATTGGAGTGTCCAACTTCAACCGCAGACAGCTAGAAATGATCCTGAACAAACCAGGGCTCAAGTACAAACCTGTCCTCAACCAGGTAAAATGCTGACCTTTGGGTGGAGATGTAAAAGTACTGAGTTAGACATAGGCggcaagttatatgggcccgtggtgtcCATGCTCCAACAATGTTCATGAAGGTGGGCCCAGCTCCAACAATGTTTGCGCCTCAGGCcccgcgctttggggggccccatggCTTGGCAACGTGGGGCGCTCTCACCTCGGGGGGCagctcccccgcctccccacaagaagctccccccatcccctgcatccCTGCATGCTGCAGAGTCTCAGTAGAGGCAGGGTAGCTCCGCT carries:
- the LOC119563672 gene encoding aldo-keto reductase family 1 member C3-like — encoded protein: MEFDKDHCIRMNDGNKIPAVGFGTYSPDAVQKSKCEEATKVAIEVGFRHTDGAFVYGTEEEVGRAIHEKIADGTVKREDIFYTGKLGSTFHRPELVRSCLEQSLKKLKFDYLDLFIIHTPMSLKPGPDLSPMDENGKLILDIVDLRQTWEAMEACKDAGLVKSIGVSNFNRRQLEMILNKPGLKYKPVLNQVECHPYLNQSKLLAFCKSKDILLEAYCALGSQRDKMWIDQSTPVLLEDPVLGAIAKKYNRSPALVALRYQLQRGIVVLFKSFTRKRIEENFQVFDFQLSEEDMKTIDGLNKNLRYLNLIQLVDHPQFPFKDE